A stretch of Crossiella cryophila DNA encodes these proteins:
- a CDS encoding DUF1540 domain-containing protein, with protein MTTLENPAMPAVHSCTVSGCSYNHDGCHAFAITVRGDNGAADCGTFIPLSTKGGLEKVVAKVGACSRVDCMHNASLECTAPSVRIGPGVGEHVANCLTYQTS; from the coding sequence CCAGCCGTGCACTCGTGCACGGTGAGCGGCTGTTCCTACAACCACGACGGGTGCCACGCCTTCGCCATCACCGTGCGCGGCGACAACGGCGCCGCCGACTGCGGCACCTTCATCCCGTTGAGTACCAAGGGCGGCCTGGAGAAGGTCGTGGCCAAGGTGGGGGCGTGCTCCCGCGTGGACTGCATGCACAACGCCTCACTGGAGTGCACCGCGCCGAGTGTCCGGATCGGGCCCGGCGTGGGCGAGCACGTGGCCAACTGCCTGACCTACCAGACCAGCTGA